A window of the Brassica napus cultivar Da-Ae chromosome C5, Da-Ae, whole genome shotgun sequence genome harbors these coding sequences:
- the LOC106427099 gene encoding uncharacterized protein At1g43920, Chloroplastic-like has translation MGEIINPVRDSSSILFDLVLKNLDSHLSFFEYRMMSSGCEDSSVNTMGIRGIPEQCGCGRRTGIYTSKTKVNPGRTFFRCPTFQNDHLYKWVDEAVYEEVQDALPKVECFASDVMKIKMEIESMKTVEEELKEDVRKASNELKKLNVIMKVGFSVVCLGVVICLVLIMFDKADGLSMNSY, from the exons ATGGGCGAAATCATAAATCCAGTTCGCGATTCAAGCTCGATTCTCTTCGATCTCGTCCTTAAGAATCTCGATTCTCATCTCTCCTTCTTCGAGTATCGCATGATGAGTTCGGGTTGTGAGGATTCGTCTGTGAATACGATGGGAATTCGTGGTATCCCGGAGCAATGCGGCTGTGGTCGAAGAACTGGGATATACACATCAAAAACGAAGGTCAATCCAGGAAGAACTTTCTTTAGATGCCCAacgtttcaaaat GATCACTTGTATAAATGGGTTGATGAAGCTGTCTACGAAGAGGTTCAAGATGCATTGCCAAAAGTTGAGTGCTTTGCATCAGAtgttatgaaaattaaaatggaGATCGAAAGCATGAAAACCGTGGAGGAAGAGTTGAAAGAAGATGTCAGGAAGGCGAGCAATGAACTTAAGAAGCTGAATGTGATCATGAAAGTGGGCTTTTCGGTGGTTTGTTTAGGCGTTGTGATATGTCTTGTGTTGATCATGTTTGACAAAGCAGATGGGTTGTCTATGAATAGCTACTAG
- the LOC125587518 gene encoding kinesin-like protein KIN-7A, translating into MRTPGTPLSKTDRTPGGSSRSREEKIVVTVRLRPLNKKEQLAKDQVAWVCVDDHTIVSKPQAQERSHHQSSFTFDKVFGPESVTEDVYENGVKNVALSALMGINATIFAYGQTSSGKTYTMRGVTEKAVNDIYNHIINTPERDFTIKISGLEIYNENVRDLLNSDSGRALKLLDDPEKGTVVEKLVEETANNDQHLRHLISICEAQRQVGETALNDTSSRSHQIIRLTIQSTHRENSDCVRSYMASLNFVDLAGSERASQSQADGTRLREGCHINLSLMTLTTVIRKLSVGKRSGHIPYRDSKLTRILQHSLGGNARTAIICTLSPASTHAEQSRNTLYFANRAKEVTNNAQVNMVVSDKQLVKHLQKEVARLEAERRTPGPSTEKDFKIQQMEMEIEELRRQRDDAQVQLEELRQKLQVEQQQNKGLNPFDSPDPPVRKCLSYSVAVTPSAENKTLNRNERARKTTIRQSMIRQSSTAPFTLMHEIRKLEHLQEQLGEEATKALEVLQKEVACHRLGNQDAAQTIAKLQEEIREMRTVKSSSTVLKDVGDVIAPNKSVSANLKEEITRLHSQGSTIANLEEQLESVQKSIDKLVMSLTSNTNAGDETPKTKNHHHHSKKKKLPLTPSSVSNRQNFLKSPCSPLSASKQVLDCDAENKDPQENNSSATRGGTTTPQETPQKGGEESGDVSSRESTPGYRRSSSVNMKKMQQMFQNAAEENVRSIRAYVTELKERVAKLQYQKQLLVCQVLELEANEGAGYSVEDEEKTIEENEEQSQVAWHITFTEERQQIIELWHVCHVSIIHRTQFYLLFKGDQADQIYMEVELRRLTWLEQHLAEVGNATPARIGNGTPSKNGDDTAVVSLSSSIRALRREREFLARRINSRLTPEEREELYMKWDVPLEGKQRKLQFVNKLWTDPYDSRHVQESAEIVAKLVGFCESGNISKEMFELNFAMPSDKRWNIGWDNISNLLHL; encoded by the exons ATGAGAACTCCTGGAACTCCACTTTCGAAAACCGACAGAACACCAGGTGGAAGCTCAAGATCCAGGGAGGAGAAAATTGTTGTTACCGTGAGGCTAAGGCCATTGAACAAGAAGGAACAGTTAGCTAAAGACCAAGTGGCTTGGGTATGTGTTGATGACCATACCATTGTCTCTAAACCACAGGCTCAAGAACGTTCACATCACCAGTCCTCATTTACATTCG ataaAGTGTTTGGACCAGAGAGTGTCACAGAAGATGTGTATGAAAATGGTGTTAAGAATGTTGCATTGTCTGCTCTGATGGGCATAAACG CAACAATATTTGCATATGGACAAACGAGCAGTGGGAAGACATATACCATGAGAGGAGTAACGGAGAAAGCTGTCAATGATATTTACAATCACATAATTAAC acCCCTGAAAGAGACTTTACTATCAAGATCTCTGGTCTGGAAATATATAATGAGAATGTGAGGGATCTGCTGAATTCAGATTCTGGACGTGCTCTTAAACTCCTTGATGACCCTGAG AAAGGGACTGTGGTTGAAAAACTGGTCGAAGAAACAGCTAATAACGATCAACACTTGAGGCATCTGATTAGCATTTGTGAAG CTCAAAGGCAAGTTGGAGAAACTGCTTTGAATGATACGAGCTCACGGTCACACCAAATAATCAGACTG ACAATACAAAGTACTCACCGCGAAAATTCAGATTGTGTGAGGTCATACATGGCTAGTCTG AACTTTGTGGACTTAGCAGGAAGTGAAAGAGCGTCACAGTCGCAGGCAGATGGAACGAGGCTCAGGGAAGGTTGCCATATCAATCTTAGTCTAATGACCCTTACAACTGTCATAAGGAAACTAAG TGTGGGGAAGAGAAGCGGCCACATACCTTACAGAGACTCCAAGCTCACTCGGATATTACAGCATTCACTCGGTGGAAATGCTAGAACAGCCATTATATGTACACTGAGTCCAGCTTCGACTCATGCTGAACAATCAAGAAATACTCTATACTTTGCCAACCGAGCCAAGGAAGTTACAAACAATGCCCAAGTGAATATG GTTGTCTCTGATAAGCAACTAGTGAAACATCTTCAGAAAGAAGTGGCTAGATTGGAGGCAGAGCGTCGCACACCTGGTCCATCGACAGAAAAGGATTTTAAGATCCAGCAG ATGGAAATGGAGATTGAAGAGCTTAGGAGACAAAGAGATGATGCACAAGTCCAACTTGAAGAGTTGCGCCAAAAGCTTCAAGtggaacaacaacaaaataag GGCTTAAATCCTTTTGATTCACCAGACCCACCGGTCAGAAAATGTCTTTCCTATTCTGTTGCCGTGACCCCTAGCGCGGAGAACAAAACGCTAAACCGAAACGAGAGAGCAAGAAAGACAACTATACGCCAATCTATGATACGCCAGTCATCAACAGCTCCTTTCACACTGATGCACGAGATCCGGAAACTCGAACACCTTCAAGAACAGCTTGGGGAGGAAGCAACAAAGGCTCTCGAAGTACTACAGAAGGAAGTAGCTTGCCACAGACTAGGAAACCAAGACGCAGCTCAGACAATCGCCAAGCTTCAAGAAGAGATAAGGGAGATGCGTACTGTGAAATCATCATCCACAGTGCTTAAAGATGTTGGAGACGTCATAGCTCCTAACAAGAGTGTAAGTGCTAACTTAAAGGAAGAGATAACAAGGCTCCATTCACAAGGAAGCACCATTGCAAATCTAGAGGAGCAGCTTGAGAGTGTTCAGAAGTCGATTGATAAGCTGGTGATGTCACTTACAAGCAACACCAACGCTGGAGATGAAACTCCGAAGACaaagaatcatcatcatcactcaaagaagaagaagcttccaTTGACGCCGAGCAGCGTGTCCAACCGCCAGAATTTCTTGAAATCTCCATGCTCTCCTCTTTCAGCTTCTAAGCAAGTCTTGGACTGTGATGCTGAGAACAAAGATCCTCAAGAGAACAACAGTTCTGCAACTAGAGGAGGGACAACGACACCACAGGAGACTCCACAGAAAGGAGGAGAAGAAAGCGGAGATGTGTCGTCAAGAGAAAGCACTCCAGGGTACAGAAGATCAAGCTCAGTGAACATGAAGAAAATGCAGCAGATGTTCCAAAACGCAGCGGAGGAGAACGTGAGAAGCATAAGAGCATACGTCACCGAACTCAAAGAACGTGTCGCCAAGCTACAGTACCAGAAACAACTTCTCGTTTGCCAGGTGCTTGAGCTGGAAGCAAATGAAGGAGCTGGATACAGCGTAGAGGACGAGGAGAAGACCATAGAGGAAAATGAAGAGCAGAGTCAAGTGGCGTGGCATATAACATTCACAGAGGAGAGACAACAGATCATAGAGCTGTGGCATGTCTGCCACGTCTCCATCATCCACAGGACACAGTTCTATCTACTGTTCAAAGGCGATCAGGCAGACCAAATCTACATGGAAGTCGAGCTGAGACGGTTAACTTGGTTAGAACAACACCTAGCAGAAGTAGGTAACGCAACTCCAGCTCGAATAGGTAACGGAACTCCATCTAAAAATGGCGATGACACTGCAGTTGTATCTCTATCATCAAG TATAAGAGCATTGAGACGTGAGAGGGAGTTTTTGGCGAGAAGGATCAATTCGAGACTGACGCCTGAGGAGAGAGAGGAGCTGTACATGAAATGGGACGTGCCACTGGAAGGGAAACAGAGGAAGCTACAGTTCGTGAACAAGCTATGGACTGATCCTTACGACTCAAGGCACGTGCAAGAGAGCGCAGAGATAGTGGCGAAGCTTGTTGGGTTCTGCGAAAGTGGGAACATCTCTAAAGAGATGTTTGAGCTCAACTTCGCCA